The Blattabacterium cuenoti genome includes a region encoding these proteins:
- a CDS encoding urease subunit gamma, producing the protein MHLTSYEKEKILLHMAGELAKKRLKRGLKLNYPESLALITHYIMEGARDGKTVKDLMHEAGNILNDEQVMDGVYELLNNVQVEATFPDGTKLVTIHHPIKKNKKKDSNFIPGQYDLLKEDIVLLPGRSRIKRIVSNKGTRPIQIGSHFHFYETNSALLFEREGTKGYRLDIPSGRSVRFEPGETKEIMLVEIGGSKKIYGFSGKENTTI; encoded by the coding sequence ATGCATTTAACTTCTTATGAAAAGGAAAAAATTCTTCTTCACATGGCTGGAGAATTGGCAAAAAAACGTTTAAAAAGAGGATTAAAATTGAATTATCCTGAATCTTTAGCTTTAATCACTCATTATATAATGGAAGGGGCTCGTGACGGTAAAACAGTAAAAGATCTCATGCATGAAGCAGGAAATATTCTTAACGACGAACAAGTTATGGATGGAGTATATGAATTACTTAATAATGTTCAAGTAGAAGCAACTTTTCCGGATGGAACAAAGTTAGTAACTATACATCATCCTATAAAAAAAAATAAAAAAAAAGATTCTAATTTTATTCCAGGACAATATGATCTTTTGAAAGAAGATATTGTTTTATTACCTGGACGGTCTCGTATAAAAAGAATAGTATCCAATAAAGGAACTCGTCCTATTCAAATAGGATCTCATTTTCATTTCTATGAGACAAATTCTGCTCTCTTATTTGAAAGAGAAGGAACTAAAGGATATAGACTTGATATCCCTTCTGGTAGATCTGTTCGTTTTGAACCAGGAGAAACGAAAGAAATTATGTTAGTTGAAATTGGAGGAAGCAAGAAAATTTATGGATTTTCAGGAAAAGAAAATACAACAATATGA
- a CDS encoding DedA family protein — MSDIWDFFQHLFNPRWIFLYFGNTALFILLAIVFAETGFFIGFFLPGDSLLFTAGIFGEDLCKNFYDVPFFVIILIVAFVAILGNMQGYWLGYKSGKLLYKKKDSFFFKRKHLILAKLFYNKYKTTALIMSRFLPMFRSFAPIVAGAIRINFKKFMIYNIIGALAWTFSIMLAGHYLDKSFPELKNHLEWIILLIVFITALPIFLKISKNKKKKVFI, encoded by the coding sequence ATGTCAGATATTTGGGATTTTTTTCAGCATTTATTTAATCCTAGATGGATATTTTTATATTTTGGGAATACAGCATTATTTATTCTTTTAGCTATTGTTTTTGCAGAAACAGGATTTTTTATTGGTTTTTTTTTACCTGGAGATTCTTTATTATTTACTGCTGGAATTTTTGGTGAAGACTTATGCAAAAATTTTTATGATGTTCCTTTTTTTGTAATCATTTTAATTGTAGCATTCGTAGCTATTCTTGGAAATATGCAAGGATATTGGTTAGGATATAAATCAGGAAAATTATTATATAAAAAAAAGGATTCCTTTTTTTTTAAGAGAAAACATTTAATTTTAGCAAAATTGTTTTATAATAAATATAAAACAACTGCTCTTATTATGAGTCGTTTTCTCCCTATGTTTCGTTCTTTCGCTCCAATTGTGGCAGGAGCAATTCGAATAAATTTCAAAAAATTTATGATATATAACATTATTGGAGCTCTTGCTTGGACTTTTTCTATTATGTTAGCTGGACATTATTTAGATAAAAGTTTTCCGGAATTAAAAAATCATCTTGAATGGATTATTTTATTAATTGTTTTCATTACAGCTTTACCAATTTTTTTGAAAATAAGTAAGAATAAGAAAAAAAAAGTATTTATCTAA
- the thrA gene encoding bifunctional aspartate kinase/homoserine dehydrogenase I has protein sequence MQVLKFGGSSVAHSNAIKRICSLLEKKPKGRYAIVVSALGNITDQLIKCGQLASERKNIYKNILEEIEIRHINIIRELFPITYQSHLISWIKKNINDLESLCDGIFQVEELSKRSLDKIMSFGELSSSFLVSEKLKQSGLDAVCKDSRDLIITDSQFGCAQVDFITSNHHIIQFFREKTSEYIVFPGFIGSTIENETTTLGRGGSDYTAAILAAAVSASLLEIWTDVSGMMTANPKIVNQAFPIKEISYEEAMELSHFGAKVIYPPTIQPAMKKHIPIQIKNTFSPLDQGTLIYVNKNTNISQPVTGISGIQQMALLTLEGSGMIGIPGYSKRLFEALSQEKINVIFITQSSSEHSITTGIHETDVIKAKIVIDSEFAQEIHQRRIDPLRVEKDLCIIAVVGDNMKNLHGTSGKMFAALGRNSINVRAIAQGSTEKNISAVIRKTDFKKALNTLHEAFFERPPKQINLFICGVGKVGSKLLEQIDQQQNYLLEELKLQVRVIGLANSKNMYFNDNGINLSNWEIDIKKRSIKMNIYSFMEKVWEFNLRNSLFVDNTASEEMAMTYDKFLKNGIGVITCNKIACSSDYDHYKRLKTLSRHFKAPFLFETNVGASLPVISTLNDLINSGDKINKIEAVLSGSLNFIFNHFVGEKSFLEVVKEAQLKGYTEPDPRIDLSGLDVMRKILILARECGSPLELSDIHQKSFLPKTCSNSISIDNFYQELHKYRDYFFKIRNEAEKDQKRLRFIARYENGIASVGLESVKKIHPFFQLEGKDNMVLYNTYRYAEQPLIIKGAGAGAEVTASGVFSDIIKATK, from the coding sequence ATGCAAGTTTTAAAATTTGGTGGGAGTTCCGTAGCTCATTCTAATGCTATCAAACGTATTTGTTCTTTATTAGAAAAAAAACCAAAAGGAAGATATGCTATTGTTGTATCTGCATTAGGAAATATTACGGATCAGTTAATAAAATGTGGGCAATTAGCTTCTGAAAGAAAAAATATTTACAAAAATATATTAGAAGAAATAGAAATTAGACATATTAATATTATAAGAGAGTTGTTTCCTATAACTTATCAAAGTCATTTAATCAGTTGGATTAAAAAAAATATAAATGATTTAGAAAGTTTATGTGATGGAATTTTTCAAGTTGAAGAACTTTCAAAACGTTCTTTAGATAAAATCATGAGTTTTGGAGAATTGAGCTCTTCTTTTCTTGTATCAGAAAAATTGAAACAATCTGGATTAGATGCAGTTTGTAAAGATAGTAGAGATTTAATTATTACTGATTCTCAATTTGGATGTGCACAAGTAGATTTTATCACAAGTAATCACCATATTATTCAATTTTTTCGTGAAAAAACGTCAGAATATATTGTTTTCCCAGGATTTATAGGTTCTACAATTGAAAATGAAACTACGACCCTTGGAAGAGGAGGTTCTGATTATACCGCAGCTATTTTAGCTGCTGCGGTATCTGCCAGTTTACTTGAAATATGGACGGATGTAAGTGGAATGATGACAGCAAATCCAAAAATTGTGAATCAAGCTTTTCCTATAAAAGAAATTTCTTATGAAGAAGCAATGGAATTATCACATTTTGGAGCAAAAGTTATTTATCCCCCTACGATTCAACCTGCCATGAAAAAACATATTCCCATACAAATTAAAAATACTTTTTCTCCTTTAGATCAAGGAACCTTGATTTATGTTAATAAAAATACAAATATAAGTCAACCTGTGACCGGAATATCTGGTATTCAACAGATGGCATTGCTTACATTAGAAGGAAGTGGGATGATAGGAATTCCTGGATATTCCAAACGTTTATTTGAAGCGTTATCACAAGAAAAAATAAATGTAATTTTCATTACTCAAAGTTCTTCAGAACATTCAATTACTACTGGAATACATGAAACGGATGTGATCAAAGCAAAAATTGTGATAGATAGCGAATTTGCTCAAGAAATACATCAAAGACGTATTGATCCATTAAGAGTCGAGAAAGACCTTTGTATCATTGCTGTGGTAGGAGATAACATGAAAAATCTTCATGGAACTAGCGGAAAAATGTTTGCGGCTTTAGGAAGAAATAGTATTAATGTTCGAGCTATCGCACAAGGTTCTACTGAAAAAAATATATCGGCTGTTATTAGAAAAACAGATTTTAAAAAAGCATTAAATACTTTACATGAAGCTTTTTTTGAAAGACCTCCAAAACAAATCAATCTTTTCATTTGTGGAGTAGGAAAAGTAGGAAGCAAATTACTTGAACAAATAGATCAACAACAAAATTATTTATTAGAAGAATTAAAGCTTCAAGTTAGAGTAATTGGATTAGCTAATAGTAAGAATATGTATTTTAATGATAATGGAATTAATTTAAGTAATTGGGAAATAGATATCAAAAAAAGAAGTATTAAAATGAATATATATTCTTTTATGGAAAAAGTATGGGAATTTAATCTTCGAAATAGTTTATTTGTTGATAATACAGCTAGTGAAGAAATGGCTATGACCTATGATAAATTTTTAAAAAACGGAATAGGAGTTATTACTTGTAATAAAATCGCTTGTTCTTCAGATTATGATCATTATAAAAGATTAAAAACACTTTCTAGACATTTCAAAGCTCCATTTTTATTCGAAACAAATGTGGGAGCAAGTCTTCCTGTTATTAGCACACTGAATGATTTAATTAACAGTGGAGATAAAATCAATAAAATAGAAGCTGTGTTATCAGGGAGTTTAAATTTTATATTTAATCATTTTGTAGGAGAAAAATCTTTTTTAGAAGTTGTTAAAGAAGCTCAATTAAAAGGATATACGGAACCTGATCCTAGAATCGATTTAAGTGGATTAGACGTTATGCGTAAAATATTAATTTTAGCAAGAGAATGTGGTTCTCCATTAGAACTTAGTGACATTCATCAAAAATCTTTTCTTCCAAAAACTTGTTCCAACTCTATTTCTATAGATAATTTTTATCAAGAATTGCATAAATATAGAGATTATTTTTTTAAAATTAGAAATGAGGCAGAAAAAGATCAAAAACGTTTACGTTTTATTGCACGTTATGAAAATGGAATAGCTTCTGTTGGATTAGAATCTGTAAAAAAAATTCATCCATTTTTTCAACTAGAAGGAAAAGATAATATGGTTCTATATAACACATATCGTTATGCTGAACAGCCTCTCATCATAAAAGGAGCAGGTGCTGGAGCAGAAGTTACGGCATCTGGTGTCTTTTCAGATATTATTAAAGCTACTAAATAA
- a CDS encoding thymidylate synthase, with protein MKQYLNLLKNVLEKGIRKKDRTGVGTTSLFGYKMRFNLEKGFPLLTTKKLNIRSIIYELLWFLRGDTNIEFLIKNKVSIWNKWADKNGELGPIYGFQWRKWPTQNGHFIDQITNLIEEIKFNPNSRRLIVSSWNVGMIQNMALPPCHVLFQFYVHEKKLSLLLYQRSADIFIGLPFNIASYALLVMMLSQILNLKEKELIHIIGDAHIYNNHIQQVKIQMRRTPRPLPKMIINSSIKNIFQFRFEDFELKNYNPFPHIKGDVAI; from the coding sequence ATGAAACAATATTTAAATTTATTAAAAAACGTATTAGAAAAAGGAATTAGAAAAAAAGATCGTACAGGAGTAGGAACAACAAGTTTATTTGGATACAAAATGAGATTTAACCTAGAAAAAGGTTTTCCTCTTTTAACTACTAAAAAATTAAACATACGATCTATAATTTATGAATTATTATGGTTTTTAAGGGGAGATACAAACATTGAATTTTTAATAAAAAATAAAGTTTCTATCTGGAATAAATGGGCAGATAAAAATGGAGAATTAGGACCAATATATGGATTTCAATGGAGAAAATGGCCTACTCAAAACGGACATTTTATTGATCAAATCACTAATCTTATAGAAGAAATAAAATTCAATCCCAATTCTAGACGTTTAATAGTTTCTTCTTGGAATGTAGGAATGATTCAAAATATGGCATTACCTCCTTGTCATGTTTTATTCCAATTTTATGTACATGAAAAAAAATTATCGTTACTTTTATATCAAAGGAGTGCAGATATTTTCATTGGATTACCGTTTAACATTGCTTCTTACGCATTATTAGTCATGATGTTATCTCAAATTTTAAATTTGAAAGAAAAAGAACTGATTCATATCATAGGAGATGCTCATATTTACAATAATCATATTCAACAAGTCAAAATACAAATGAGAAGAACTCCAAGACCACTCCCTAAAATGATTATTAATTCTTCTATCAAAAATATTTTTCAATTTCGTTTTGAAGATTTTGAGTTGAAAAACTATAATCCTTTTCCTCATATTAAAGGAGATGTAGCGATATAA
- the thrC gene encoding threonine synthase, with translation MLYYSLKNYKNLVSFEDAILTGLSPDGGLYMPKYIPKLEPNFLKKLPIFDIHTIAMVIVKPYIGKYIPAKFINDIIHETLTFPFPLKKIHDNIYVLELFHGPTLAFKDVGAKFMAECLSFFSEKLEKNVTVLVATSGDTGGAVAKGFHKKPGTEVIILYPHNGVSSLQEEQITSLGSNILALEIHGNFDDCQNMVKKAFLDKEVNQKYTLTSANSINVGRWLPQMFYYFLAYRQIISENPIELVFSVPSGNFGNIFAGMMAEKMGLPIKFFIASTNINDTIPRFLKSGKYHPLSVKKTISNAMDISDPSNFSRIWHLYDKNIFKLKKKLSSYKFTDEETLAIIETIWKEYKYMLDPHGAIGYLGLRRYLQEIDNTSYPAIFLETAHPIKFLDHMPSVLKKQIVSTQELEIFLKTKRKKRKISLSNDFNVFKNWLLARK, from the coding sequence ATGTTGTACTACAGTTTAAAAAATTATAAAAATTTAGTTTCTTTTGAAGATGCAATCCTTACAGGTTTATCACCTGATGGTGGATTATATATGCCTAAATATATTCCTAAACTAGAACCTAATTTTCTGAAAAAACTTCCAATTTTTGATATTCATACGATTGCCATGGTTATTGTCAAACCTTATATTGGTAAATATATACCTGCTAAATTTATCAATGATATTATTCATGAAACTTTGACTTTTCCTTTTCCATTGAAAAAAATACATGATAATATTTATGTATTAGAACTTTTTCATGGTCCTACTTTAGCTTTTAAAGATGTTGGTGCTAAATTTATGGCAGAGTGTTTAAGTTTTTTTTCTGAGAAATTAGAAAAAAATGTAACAGTTTTAGTCGCCACTTCAGGAGATACTGGAGGTGCTGTAGCTAAAGGATTTCATAAAAAACCAGGAACAGAAGTCATAATTTTATACCCACATAATGGAGTCAGTTCTTTACAAGAAGAACAAATTACTTCACTAGGAAGTAATATATTAGCTTTAGAAATACATGGAAATTTTGATGATTGTCAAAATATGGTTAAAAAAGCTTTTTTAGACAAGGAAGTGAATCAAAAGTATACATTAACTTCTGCCAATTCTATCAATGTAGGAAGATGGCTCCCTCAAATGTTTTATTATTTTTTAGCTTATAGACAAATAATTTCAGAAAATCCGATAGAATTAGTTTTTTCAGTTCCTAGTGGAAATTTTGGAAATATTTTTGCGGGAATGATGGCTGAAAAAATGGGTTTACCTATAAAATTTTTTATTGCATCTACAAATATCAATGATACTATACCTAGGTTTTTAAAATCTGGGAAATATCATCCTCTTTCAGTCAAAAAAACTATATCAAATGCTATGGATATATCTGACCCTAGCAATTTTTCTAGAATATGGCATTTATATGATAAAAATATTTTTAAATTAAAAAAAAAACTGTCCTCCTATAAATTCACAGATGAGGAAACTTTAGCAATCATAGAAACGATATGGAAAGAATATAAATATATGCTAGATCCACATGGAGCTATTGGTTATTTGGGACTGAGACGATATTTGCAAGAAATAGATAATACTTCATATCCAGCTATTTTTTTAGAAACAGCTCATCCTATCAAATTTTTAGATCATATGCCATCTGTTTTGAAAAAACAAATTGTTTCTACACAAGAATTAGAAATTTTTTTGAAGACAAAAAGAAAAAAACGAAAAATATCATTATCCAATGATTTCAATGTTTTCAAAAATTGGTTATTAGCAAGAAAATAA
- the aroB gene encoding 3-dehydroquinate synthase — protein sequence MKIEKRGEFIHFDKKAYDVLKHYLLYQVNSIKNIFILVDDITYTYCLPILFQNINFLKKSNIIKIKSGEKEKNIYTCIQICKNLEKLQADRKSLIINLGGGVITDIGGFVASIFKRGIRFVNIPTTLLGMVDAAVGYKTGVNLDSIKNEIGSFYVPEFLIIDTHFLKTLSKKEILSGMAEMLKHGLIADKSFWKKMNQIQIDIIKNENEWKYLIHKSILIKQKIVNQDPKERGLRKILNFGHTIGHALESYFMNVNKILHGISVIIGMIYESWISFKINGLSISDYQEIKSYLSALYPIENKISNLEINKLLLIMEHDKKNEENKIQFSLLQEIGKCSYNCQVPYSLIKESFLN from the coding sequence ATGAAAATAGAAAAAAGGGGAGAATTTATACATTTCGATAAAAAAGCTTATGATGTCCTGAAACATTATTTATTATATCAAGTAAATTCGATAAAGAATATATTCATTTTAGTAGATGATATTACATATACATATTGTCTGCCTATTCTTTTTCAGAATATAAATTTTTTAAAAAAATCTAATATTATTAAAATAAAATCAGGTGAAAAAGAAAAAAATATTTATACGTGTATTCAAATATGTAAAAATTTAGAAAAACTTCAAGCAGATAGAAAAAGTTTAATTATAAATTTAGGAGGAGGAGTTATAACAGATATTGGAGGGTTTGTCGCTTCTATATTTAAAAGAGGTATTCGTTTTGTGAATATTCCTACGACTTTATTAGGAATGGTCGATGCTGCTGTAGGATATAAAACAGGTGTAAATTTAGATTCTATCAAAAATGAAATTGGATCTTTTTATGTTCCAGAATTTTTAATCATTGATACTCATTTTTTAAAAACACTTTCAAAAAAAGAAATTCTTTCCGGAATGGCAGAAATGCTAAAACATGGATTGATAGCTGATAAAAGTTTTTGGAAAAAAATGAATCAAATTCAAATAGATATTATTAAAAATGAAAATGAATGGAAATATTTAATTCATAAATCTATATTAATTAAACAAAAAATTGTTAATCAAGATCCTAAAGAAAGAGGATTAAGAAAAATTCTTAATTTTGGACATACTATTGGACATGCTTTAGAAAGTTATTTTATGAATGTCAACAAAATATTACATGGAATTTCAGTAATTATAGGTATGATTTATGAATCATGGATTTCTTTTAAAATTAATGGGTTATCTATATCTGATTATCAAGAAATTAAATCTTATCTTTCTGCTTTATATCCAATTGAAAATAAAATTTCTAATTTAGAAATTAACAAACTATTGTTGATCATGGAACATGATAAAAAAAATGAAGAAAATAAAATTCAATTTTCTTTATTACAAGAAATAGGAAAATGTTCATATAATTGTCAAGTTCCGTATTCCTTGATTAAGGAAAGTTTTTTAAACTAA
- a CDS encoding homoserine kinase — protein sequence MNGIKIFSPATVANLACGFDVIGLALDLPKDEIFLYKSNNPGIRIKKIHGSSLPNDPKKNVAFVALQFLLKQYKKKQKFDKEKEEKIGFDIELIKNIHPGSGIGSSAASAAGVVYGANILLGKPFNTMQLIRFAMEGERVASGTAHADNVAPAIMGGLTLIRSYQPLDITKLHTPDKLWVSILHPQIVVRTSDAREILKQKILMTDAIRQWGNIGALVAGLYREDYELISRSLEDVIVEPIRSMLIPAFHELKIRCKEIGALGGGISGSGPSVFMLSKGNDTAKKVTEVMNQVYSPLQVDYKTYTSPISQQGVKCKCIQKLN from the coding sequence ATGAATGGAATTAAAATATTTTCACCAGCTACTGTAGCTAATTTAGCTTGTGGTTTTGATGTGATTGGATTAGCTCTAGACTTACCTAAAGATGAAATTTTTTTATATAAATCTAATAATCCGGGAATTCGTATCAAAAAAATACATGGATCATCATTACCTAATGATCCAAAAAAAAACGTAGCTTTTGTCGCTTTACAATTTTTATTGAAACAATATAAAAAAAAACAAAAATTTGATAAAGAAAAAGAAGAAAAGATAGGATTTGATATTGAGTTAATTAAAAATATTCATCCCGGAAGTGGAATTGGATCAAGTGCAGCCAGTGCAGCTGGTGTTGTTTATGGAGCTAACATTTTATTAGGAAAACCTTTTAATACTATGCAATTGATACGGTTTGCTATGGAAGGGGAACGTGTAGCAAGTGGAACTGCTCACGCTGATAATGTTGCTCCTGCTATCATGGGCGGATTAACATTAATTAGAAGTTATCAACCTTTAGATATTACTAAATTACATACTCCTGATAAATTATGGGTAAGTATTTTACATCCACAAATTGTGGTAAGAACGTCAGATGCTAGAGAAATTTTAAAACAAAAAATATTAATGACAGATGCGATTAGACAATGGGGGAATATAGGAGCGTTGGTAGCAGGTTTATATCGAGAAGATTATGAATTAATAAGTAGATCATTGGAAGATGTCATTGTAGAACCTATACGATCTATGCTTATTCCAGCTTTTCATGAATTAAAAATAAGATGCAAAGAAATAGGAGCTTTGGGAGGTGGAATTTCTGGTTCTGGTCCTTCTGTATTCATGCTTAGTAAAGGAAATGATACAGCAAAAAAAGTAACTGAAGTTATGAATCAAGTCTATTCTCCGTTACAAGTAGATTACAAAACTTATACTTCTCCTATTAGTCAACAAGGAGTGAAGTGTAAGTGTATTCAAAAATTAAATTAA
- a CDS encoding ribose-phosphate diphosphokinase — translation MNQKVLFFSTRSGLKLSENIAYFYGNFIGKVRFLEFSDGEYTPYFEQSVRGSQVFLIGSTCPPVDNLMELLLMCDAAKRASAYNITLVIPYFGWARQDHKDKPRTPIAAKLIANLIVASGATRVMTMDLHADQIQGFFDIPVDHLYASRIFIDYIKKLNIDQLTIASPDMGGAKRARSYAGYLGTDVVICYKERKKANEIEFMNLIGNVKEKNIILIDDMVDTAGTLTEAANLIKKQGAKSVRAIATHPVLSGTSYERIHNSAIEELVVTDTIPINRIKPNDKIKVLSCAQLFAEVMQSVHKDESISNKFII, via the coding sequence ATGAATCAAAAAGTTCTCTTCTTTTCTACAAGAAGTGGGTTAAAATTATCAGAAAATATAGCTTATTTTTACGGAAATTTTATTGGTAAAGTACGATTTTTAGAATTTAGTGATGGAGAATATACTCCTTATTTCGAACAATCTGTTCGTGGATCTCAAGTCTTTTTGATTGGTTCTACTTGTCCTCCAGTAGATAATTTAATGGAATTATTATTAATGTGTGATGCAGCTAAAAGAGCTTCCGCTTATAATATTACACTTGTAATTCCATATTTTGGATGGGCTAGACAAGACCATAAAGATAAACCTAGGACTCCTATTGCCGCAAAACTTATAGCAAATTTAATAGTAGCTTCAGGTGCTACTAGAGTCATGACTATGGATTTACATGCAGATCAAATTCAAGGATTTTTTGATATACCTGTAGATCATTTATATGCATCTAGAATATTTATTGATTATATTAAAAAATTAAATATAGATCAATTGACCATCGCTTCTCCAGATATGGGAGGAGCAAAGAGAGCTAGAAGCTATGCAGGTTATTTGGGAACAGATGTAGTTATTTGTTATAAAGAAAGAAAAAAAGCAAATGAAATAGAATTCATGAATCTAATAGGAAATGTAAAAGAAAAAAATATTATACTCATAGATGATATGGTAGATACAGCTGGAACTTTAACGGAAGCTGCTAATTTAATCAAAAAACAAGGAGCTAAAAGCGTACGTGCTATAGCTACTCATCCTGTATTATCAGGGACTTCATATGAAAGAATACATAACTCTGCGATTGAAGAATTGGTAGTAACAGATACGATTCCTATTAATCGAATTAAACCTAATGATAAAATTAAAGTTTTATCTTGTGCTCAACTTTTTGCTGAAGTCATGCAATCAGTACATAAAGATGAATCCATTAGTAATAAATTTATAATATGA
- a CDS encoding nucleoside deaminase — protein MKIAFREAILAFHKNEIPIGAAMTYKNIVIAKAHNLTETLCNITAHAEMIVINLASNYLKKKYIKKCTLYVTLEPCVMCAGALFWSQIGRVVCGASNPSKRGFLYSGTKLHPKTEFVSGIMKNQCQAIIKKFFFHKRKKP, from the coding sequence ATGAAAATAGCTTTTAGAGAAGCTATTCTTGCTTTTCATAAAAATGAAATTCCCATAGGTGCTGCCATGACATATAAAAATATAGTTATAGCAAAAGCTCATAATTTGACTGAAACTTTATGTAATATTACTGCACATGCAGAAATGATAGTCATCAATTTAGCTTCTAATTATTTAAAAAAAAAATATATCAAAAAATGCACTTTATATGTAACTTTAGAACCATGTGTGATGTGTGCTGGAGCTTTATTTTGGTCTCAAATAGGAAGAGTTGTTTGTGGGGCTTCCAATCCATCAAAAAGAGGTTTTTTGTATTCTGGTACCAAATTGCATCCCAAAACAGAATTTGTATCTGGAATAATGAAAAACCAATGCCAAGCTATTATAAAAAAATTTTTCTTTCATAAAAGAAAGAAACCATAA
- a CDS encoding 50S ribosomal protein L25, translating to MKYVNIYGHKRNIGKKEVRSIRLSGKIPCILYGKNINIPFSTSLDNLRKIVYTQEIYGVIIQIEGYNEKINAIQKEIQFDPVNEKILHADFYRIDKSKPIILGIPVKFLGRPIGVAKGGKYYSNIRKLKVKAIPHHMPESIQININALDIGDRITVKDLYNDQYTILHPYHTLVANVKNSRATINQEEKENKEEKKDKNE from the coding sequence ATGAAATATGTTAATATATATGGTCATAAAAGAAATATTGGAAAAAAAGAAGTTCGTTCTATTCGACTTTCTGGAAAAATACCATGTATTTTATATGGAAAAAATATCAACATTCCATTTTCTACTTCATTAGACAATTTAAGAAAAATAGTATATACTCAAGAAATATATGGAGTCATTATTCAAATAGAGGGATATAATGAAAAAATCAATGCAATTCAAAAGGAAATACAATTCGATCCTGTAAATGAAAAAATATTACATGCAGATTTTTACAGGATTGATAAATCCAAACCTATAATATTAGGAATTCCTGTAAAATTTTTAGGTAGACCTATTGGAGTAGCAAAAGGAGGAAAATATTATTCAAATATTAGAAAATTAAAAGTAAAAGCAATTCCACATCATATGCCAGAATCTATTCAAATAAATATTAATGCTTTAGATATAGGAGATAGAATAACAGTAAAAGATCTATATAATGATCAATATACTATATTACATCCTTATCATACATTAGTAGCAAACGTCAAAAATTCCCGTGCAACTATCAATCAAGAAGAAAAAGAAAATAAAGAAGAGAAAAAAGATAAAAATGAATAA